The stretch of DNA CAGCTCGGGTTCCAGCGAACCTTCGATGTGGATGTGTAATTCTGCCTTCGGCATGTTCTGCAGGATATTGCGTAGTTGGGAATGCAGCATGATGTTCTCCGGCGCTGGTCTGTGTTCGATGGGACGTGGCCGACAAGTGTAACGCATGCCCGTCCGCCCTCTGTGCCATAGCTGAAAACAGGTGCTCCGTATTGACGGTTTGCGTGCGCCACAGCTTGAGCATATCGTGCACTATCGGCTGACAAAGTTGATATTTAAGCAGGCTGAAGCGGGCCGAATCGACCGCTTCGCAAACGCCTCGAAACGGCCTCCCTGAGCGCACTCCCGAGTTCGCCAGGCGCCTGAAAAATGCTGGCTTTTCCCAACCGATTCAAGCACTTGCAGTTGCATTACCAGCGCGCACGACACGCTTTGACTTCGGGAACTAATAGGCACATAATAAATTTCACAAACGCAAAAAAGACGCTCTCCAAGCAACGGGAGACCGGCGCCGCCACATTCGGATGCGCCTGGTACGACAACAAGAAAATCGCAGCATCCACGGCCCCGGCGATCCCGGCGCCAGGTGCGCGACCCACGAGGAGCACGCCAATAAAGACCGGGGCCTGAGGCAGCCCTTGCACAGTCGGCTGCCAGTGATCGTTGTTCGTAACCTTGAGGACATTCGAAATGAGCATCTTTGACAACTACACCGCCCGCTACGAGCGTACCCGCGAAGAGGAATACTCCATGTCGGAGTTCCTCCAACTGTGCAAGAAAGACCCCCTGACCTATGCCAGCGCGCCTGAACGCATGCTCGCGGCCATCGGCGAACCGACCCTGGTCGACACCCGTCTCGACCCGCGCCTGTCGCGCATTTTCGCCAACAAGGTCATCAAGATCTACCCGGCTTTCCGCGAGTTCTACGGCATGGAGGAAGTGATCGAGCAGGTGGTTTCCTACTTCCGTCACGCGGCCCAGGGGCTGGAAGAACGCAAGCAGATCCTCTACCTGCTCGGCCCGGTCGGCGGCGGCAAGTCCTCGATTGCGGAAAAGCTCAAGCACCTAATGGAACAGGTGCCGTTCTACGCCATCAAGGGTTCGCCCGTGAACGAGTCGCCGCTCGGCCTGTTCAACGAGGAAGAGGACGGGACCATCCTCGAAGAGGACTATGGCATTTCGCGCCGCTACCTGCGCACCATCCCGAGCCCATGGGCGGTTAAGCGCCTGCACGAGTTCGGCGGCGACATCAACAAGTTCCGTGTGGTCAAGCGCTACCCGTCGATCCTGAAGCAGGTGGCGATCGCCAAGACCGAGCCGGGCGACGAGAACAACCAGGACATTTCCTCGCTGGTCGGCAAGGTCGACATCCGCAAGCTCGAGGATTATGCCCAGGACGATCCGGACGCCTACAGCTACTCGGGCGGCCTGTGCCTGGCCAACCAGGGCCTGATGGAATTCGTCGAGATGTTCAAGGCGCCGATCAAGGTGCTGCACCCGCTGCTGACGGCCACCCAGGAAGGCAACTACAAGGGCACCGAAGGCTTCGGCGCGATTCCCTTCGAGGGCATCGTGCTGGCGCACTCGAACGAGTCCGAGTGGAAGACCTTCCGCAACAACCGCAACAACGAGGCCTTCCTCGACCGTATCTACATCGTCAAGGTGCCCTACTGCCTGCGCGTGTCGGATGAGATCAAGATCTACGACAAGCTGCTGCACAACTCCTCGCTCGACAAGGCGCCCTGCGCGCCGGGCACGCTGCGCATGATGGCGCAGTTCGCGATCCTGTCGCGCCTGAAAGACCCGGAAAACTCGAGCATCTACTCCAAGATGCTGGTGTACGACGGCGAGAACCTGAAGGACACCGATCCCAAGGCCAAGTCGATGCACGAGTACGTCGACTATGCCGGCGTGGACGAAGGCATGAACGGCCTGTCGACCCGCTTCGCCTTCAAGATCCTGTCCAAGGTCTTCAACTTCGACAATACCGAAGTGGCGGCCAATCCGGTGCACCTGCTCTACGTGCTCGAACAGCAGATCGAGCGCGAGCAGTTCCCGCCGGAGACCGAGCAGCGCTACATGTCCTACATCAAGGAACACCTGGCGCAGCGCTATGTCGACTTCATCGGCAAGGAGATCCAGACCGCCTACCTGGAGAGCTATTCCGAGTACGGCCAGAACATCTTCGACCGTTACGTGACCTTCGCCGACTTCTGGATCCAGGACCAGGAATTCCGCGACCCGGACACCGGCGAGAGCTTCGACCGCGAATCGCTCAACGCCGAGCTCGAGAAGATCGAGAAGCCGGCCGGCATTTCGAATCCGAAGGATTTCCGCAACGAGATCGTCAACTTCAGCCTGCGTGCGCGGGCCACCAATGCCGGCAAGAATCCGGCCTGGACCAGCTACGAGAAATTCCGTAGCGTGATCGAGAAGAAGATGTTCTCGAACACCGAGGAACTCCTGCCTGTCATTTCCTTCAATGCGAAAGCGAGCGCCGAGGATGCCAACAAGCATGCCGACTTCGTGGCCCGCATGGTCGAGAAAGGCTATACGCCGAAGCAGGTACGCCTGCTGTGCGAATGGTACCTGCGTGTGAGGAAATCCTCCTGACAGGCAGCGCACGCCGCGAAAAAATGGCGTGCGCCGCACACGCGATTGCGCTGCGTATTAAGATAGCCCTATCGAGATGTCGCCAGTCGCTAGTCCGCTAGTTCGCCCGCAACGTATCGGCGGCTCGAAGAACCGTCGCGAGCGGCAGCAGTTGCGGTCGAGAAGCGCAACCGTACAGCCGTACGGTGAGCATCGCAGGGCTCGGCGCCCCCACCGCAATTGCAACGCGCAGCAGGTTCTTCGAGCCGCCACCACCGGAGGTTAGTTTTGACTTATCTCATCGACCGTCGCTTGCAGGGCAAGAACAAGTCCGCGGTCAACCGCGAACGCTTCCTGCGCCGCTACAAGGCGCAAATCAAGGATGCGGTCGGCCGCGCCATCAAAGGCCGTTCGATTACCGATATCGAAAACGGCGAGAAAGTTACGATCCCCGTCAAGGACGTGAACGAACCCCATTTCGGCCATGCCCATGGAGGCGTCTGGGAAACCGTCAACCCCGGCAATACCGAATACCAGAAAGGCGACCAGTTCAACCGTCCGCGCAGCGGCGGGGGTGGCGCCGGGCGCGGCCGCGCCGGCAACAGCGACCAGACCACCGAGGATGACTTCATCTTCGAGCTGTCGCGCGAAGAATTCATGAACTATTTCTTCGAGGATCTTGAGCTGCCGAATATGATCAAGACGCAGCTGACCCAGACCAT from Massilia varians encodes:
- a CDS encoding PrkA family serine protein kinase is translated as MSIFDNYTARYERTREEEYSMSEFLQLCKKDPLTYASAPERMLAAIGEPTLVDTRLDPRLSRIFANKVIKIYPAFREFYGMEEVIEQVVSYFRHAAQGLEERKQILYLLGPVGGGKSSIAEKLKHLMEQVPFYAIKGSPVNESPLGLFNEEEDGTILEEDYGISRRYLRTIPSPWAVKRLHEFGGDINKFRVVKRYPSILKQVAIAKTEPGDENNQDISSLVGKVDIRKLEDYAQDDPDAYSYSGGLCLANQGLMEFVEMFKAPIKVLHPLLTATQEGNYKGTEGFGAIPFEGIVLAHSNESEWKTFRNNRNNEAFLDRIYIVKVPYCLRVSDEIKIYDKLLHNSSLDKAPCAPGTLRMMAQFAILSRLKDPENSSIYSKMLVYDGENLKDTDPKAKSMHEYVDYAGVDEGMNGLSTRFAFKILSKVFNFDNTEVAANPVHLLYVLEQQIEREQFPPETEQRYMSYIKEHLAQRYVDFIGKEIQTAYLESYSEYGQNIFDRYVTFADFWIQDQEFRDPDTGESFDRESLNAELEKIEKPAGISNPKDFRNEIVNFSLRARATNAGKNPAWTSYEKFRSVIEKKMFSNTEELLPVISFNAKASAEDANKHADFVARMVEKGYTPKQVRLLCEWYLRVRKSS